A genomic window from Salvelinus namaycush isolate Seneca chromosome 5, SaNama_1.0, whole genome shotgun sequence includes:
- the LOC120047430 gene encoding uncharacterized protein LOC120047430, giving the protein MLKISVDHLSQSVTVEIPMTLTGRTLFGLFLVISRLLSVNVVSFTCAELTICALQGATVKVRCLHPPNSKSEYQNLYWFKKTQMWIPEDLSTDPEYKGRLTFGGRSFLEIRDLRKSDEGVYRFRFKAESSGWINSAPGIKLIVTNLQIKMDFVTNGQGVKLTCTTTCTLSDNTIYVWYKNSNITLSTNTFSLFLKLVKDRNAGSYSCAIKGYEDLRAPAVCLQRNCLDVSYTPKTICGFPGSYVNLPCTYTFPRGLNITKTLWVNNTDLKMEPEDLTRYPEYVGRVEYRGNGNDCTLRITDLRKSDTSKYRFLFKTQGTYFNSPAVSLSVTDLYVHVYPAVVDQGASVSIWCYTQCGLPQGFGGFILYKDGQRIPSPNGEEGYITLHTVSSEDAGSYSCALIGQDELPSLEATLTVTKGPVSVLIVFLGVVALLTVAALLVFTFSTLKRRNMGGHDIRMNVQTVNNDGAHLDVSRRESSPDYENFEHIYADPDEFDDTYTALRRGHWHSVYDIIQRRESPQNLD; this is encoded by the exons CTTTCCCAAAGT GTAACTGTAGAGATCCCCATGACACTGACAGGAAGAACGCTTTTTGGACTGTTTCTCGTCATATCTCGTCTTCTGTCTGTGAACGTGGTGAGTTTCACCTGTGCAGAGTTGACTATCTGTGCATTACAGGGAGCAACTGTGAAAGTAAGATGCCTCCATCCACCAAACTCCAAAAGTGAATACCAAAACCTCTACTGGTTTAAAAAGACCCAGATGTGGATACCTGAGGACCTCTCTACAGACCCAGAATATAAAGGTCGTTTGACGTTTGGTGGCAGATCTTTTCTTGAAATAAGAGATCTTAGAAAGAGTGATGAGGGTGTCTATCGCTTTAGATTTAAGGCAGAGTCCTCTGGATGGATAAATAGTGCACCTGGAATCAAGTTGATTGTCACAAACCTGCAGATAAAGATGGATTTTGTGACAAATGGACAGGGGGTGAAACTGACCTGTACCACTACCTGCACTCTGAGTGATAACACCATCTACGTCTGGTACAAGAACAGTAACATTACTTTAAGCACCAACACCTTCAGCTTGTTCCTCAAATTAGTCAAAGATAGGAATGCAGGCAGCTACTCCTGTGCTATAAAGGGCTATGAGGATCTCCGTGCTCCTGCAGTGTGTCTCCAAAGAAACTGCTTGGATGTGAGTTACACCCCCAAGACAATATGTGGCTTCCCTGGGTCATATGTAAACCTACCTTGCACTTACACATTCCCCAGAGGTCTCAATATCACAAAGACACTTTGGGTGAATAATACAGATCTCAAAATGGAGCCTGAAGATCTGACTCGGTACCCGGAGTATGTTGGTCGTGTGGAATATCGTGGGAACGGTAATGACTgcaccctgagaatcacagattTGAGAAAGAGCGACACGTCCAAGTACAGGTTCCTGTTTAAAACGCAAGGGACATACTTCAATTCGCCAGCGGTCTCCCTGTCTGTCACAGACTTATATGTGCATGTATATCCTGCCGTCGTGGACCAAGGAGCCTCTGTGTCGATCTGGTGCTATACCCAATGCGGTCTTCCGCAAGGCTTTGGGGGCTTCATTTTGTACAAAGACGGACAACGCATACCCAGCCCAAATGGTGAAGAAGGTTACATAACGCTCCACACAGTCAGCAGTGAGGATGCAGGTAGCTACTCCTGTGCACTGATTGGTCAGGATGAGTTACCCTCCCTGGAAGCTACACTCACCGTCACTAAAGGACCAGTGTCTGTGTTAATTGTTTTTCTGGGGGTGGTGGCTCTCCTGACTGTCGCAGCTCTTCTGGTCTTTACCTTCAGCACACTGAAAAGGAGAAACATGGGAGGACATGATATTAGAATGAACGTCCAAACTGTCAATAATGATGGCGCTCATCTAGATGTCAGTAGGAGGGAGAGCTCCCCCGACTATGAAAACTTTGAACATATCTATGCGGACCCAGATGAGTTTGATGACACGTACACAGCTCTTCGGCGGGGGCATTGGCACTCCGTGTATGACATCATCCAGAGGAGGGagtcaccacagaacctggactaa